A single window of Rhodococcus jostii RHA1 DNA harbors:
- a CDS encoding NAD-glutamate dehydrogenase domain-containing protein: MNSIGTELDTPWSHELWRSTLLTEPHRLDTAVARHYASALPISYATETDPAQAIRDVAEVERLGVDSVALTFTTAEASAPYENLKIYAVGKPAPLNEVLPILSSLGVNALDERPAALTRPDGHRAWIYDLTVDLVAVTDGHGVTRDSRIADAFRAAWTGETEVDGFNALVLHAGLGWRQVTVLRAYAAYLRQAGLPYSRSNVERVLLSNSAITQLLVEFHALRLDPGIERDAAAEDALEGRIVDAIDAVAGIDADRILRALLSLIRATTRTTYYADDRRPARALAFKFDSASIDELPLPRPKYEAYVYSPRVEGVHLRFDDVARGGIRWSDRRDDFRTEILGLVKAQAVKNAVIVPAGAKGGFVVKNPPAPTGDAAADREATASAGISCYREFISSLLDMTDNLDITTRQVIAPEGIVRRDGDDTYLVVAADKGTAAFSDVANAIALERGYWLGDGFASGGSVGYDHKAMGITARGAWESVMQHFREMGVDTRTDDFTVVGIGDMSGDVFGNGMLLSPHIRLLAAFDHRHVFIDPDPDPQRSWDERARLFALGRSSWKDYDKAVLGDGAMIVDRSAKSVRLTPQARRVLGIDDDRVLTTVELVRAVLGAPADLLWNGGVGTYVKATTESHADVGDKSNDAVRLDAPELRVRVVGEGGNLGLTQLGRIEYARNGGRVNTDALDNSAGVDCSDHEVNIKIALAGATADNTLPAQDRRELLSDMTDDVSRLVLADNRSQNEMMSLNRAQAGTLVSFHSRMVDDLERRGHVDRAIDVLPTSAQFGALEREQKGLTSPELAQLTAQVKRFIKSEVSGTTLPDNGVYAGRLHNYFPPRLGREFAHTVAAHPLRREIVTTSVVNDMVDRAGMTYAFRLREETGADSAEAVNAFTAVAEIFDLGETFERIRASADTTPTVGTNALTVQTQRLIDRASRWLTTHRPQPLPLEATIARYRPVVRDLGPRVREWLRGDEITAVGRRTEALTSRGAETGLAADVADLLHTYCLLDIVDIAEISQHSPEDVAELYFALSAHLHINTALTAVTALPRLDRWHALARLALRDDLYSSLRAITLDALSVSEPGEDAADKVDQWEQHNAARLARARALLTEIESEVATEPTLALISVAARRIRAMTR; encoded by the coding sequence ATGAACAGCATCGGCACGGAACTCGACACACCCTGGTCCCACGAGTTGTGGCGTAGCACGCTGCTCACGGAGCCGCATCGCCTCGACACCGCGGTCGCGCGCCACTACGCGTCCGCACTGCCGATCAGCTACGCCACCGAAACCGATCCGGCACAGGCGATCCGCGATGTCGCGGAGGTGGAGCGCCTCGGCGTCGACAGTGTGGCGCTGACGTTCACCACCGCCGAGGCGTCCGCACCGTACGAGAACCTCAAGATCTACGCGGTCGGGAAACCCGCACCGCTCAACGAGGTTCTGCCGATCCTGTCCAGCCTCGGCGTCAACGCGCTCGACGAACGTCCGGCCGCGCTGACCCGCCCGGACGGGCACCGTGCCTGGATCTACGACCTCACCGTCGATCTGGTCGCCGTGACGGACGGCCACGGAGTGACCCGGGACAGCCGGATCGCGGACGCGTTCCGGGCGGCGTGGACGGGTGAGACCGAGGTCGACGGTTTCAACGCGCTCGTCCTGCATGCCGGGCTGGGCTGGCGTCAGGTGACCGTCCTCCGTGCGTACGCCGCCTACCTGCGTCAGGCCGGGCTCCCGTACAGCCGCAGCAACGTCGAACGAGTCCTGCTGAGCAACAGTGCAATCACGCAACTTCTCGTCGAGTTCCACGCGCTTCGGCTCGACCCGGGTATCGAACGCGACGCCGCCGCGGAGGACGCGCTCGAGGGCCGCATCGTCGATGCGATCGACGCCGTCGCCGGGATCGACGCCGACCGGATCCTGCGGGCACTGCTGTCCCTGATCCGCGCGACCACCCGGACGACCTACTACGCCGATGACCGTCGGCCCGCGCGCGCTCTCGCGTTCAAGTTCGACTCTGCGTCGATCGACGAATTGCCGCTGCCCCGGCCGAAATACGAGGCCTACGTGTACTCGCCCCGGGTGGAGGGCGTGCACCTGCGATTCGACGACGTCGCCCGCGGCGGCATCCGGTGGTCGGATCGCCGCGACGACTTCCGCACCGAGATCCTCGGACTCGTCAAGGCGCAGGCGGTCAAGAACGCCGTCATCGTCCCCGCGGGAGCGAAGGGCGGCTTCGTCGTCAAGAACCCGCCCGCGCCGACCGGTGACGCCGCCGCCGACCGGGAGGCGACGGCGTCGGCGGGCATCTCCTGCTACCGCGAATTCATCTCGAGCCTCCTCGACATGACGGACAACCTCGACATCACGACCCGGCAGGTGATCGCGCCGGAGGGCATCGTCCGCCGCGACGGCGACGACACCTATCTCGTGGTCGCCGCAGACAAAGGGACAGCCGCGTTCTCGGACGTCGCCAACGCGATCGCGCTCGAGCGCGGATACTGGCTCGGCGACGGATTCGCGTCCGGCGGATCCGTCGGCTACGACCACAAGGCGATGGGCATCACCGCCCGCGGCGCGTGGGAAAGCGTCATGCAGCACTTCCGCGAGATGGGCGTCGACACCCGCACCGACGACTTCACCGTCGTCGGCATCGGCGACATGAGCGGCGACGTCTTCGGAAACGGGATGCTGCTCAGCCCGCACATCCGTCTGCTCGCCGCATTCGACCATCGGCACGTCTTCATCGACCCCGATCCCGACCCGCAGCGGTCGTGGGACGAGCGGGCACGCCTCTTCGCGCTCGGCAGGTCGAGCTGGAAGGACTACGACAAGGCGGTCCTCGGTGACGGCGCCATGATCGTCGACCGGTCCGCGAAGTCGGTTCGGCTGACCCCGCAGGCCCGGCGCGTTCTCGGGATCGACGACGATCGGGTCCTCACCACCGTCGAACTGGTGCGGGCCGTCCTCGGTGCGCCCGCCGACCTGCTGTGGAACGGCGGGGTCGGCACCTACGTGAAGGCGACGACGGAGAGCCACGCGGACGTCGGCGACAAGTCGAACGACGCGGTCCGGCTCGACGCGCCCGAACTGCGGGTCCGGGTGGTCGGCGAAGGCGGCAACCTCGGGCTGACCCAGCTCGGGCGAATCGAATACGCGCGCAACGGCGGTCGCGTCAACACCGACGCGCTCGACAACTCGGCCGGCGTCGACTGCTCGGACCACGAGGTCAACATCAAGATCGCCCTGGCGGGCGCGACCGCCGACAACACCCTCCCCGCGCAGGACCGGCGAGAGTTGCTGTCCGACATGACCGACGACGTCAGCAGGCTCGTCCTCGCCGACAACCGCAGCCAGAACGAGATGATGAGCCTGAACCGGGCGCAGGCCGGCACCCTCGTCAGCTTCCACTCCCGCATGGTCGACGACCTGGAACGGCGCGGACACGTGGACCGCGCGATCGACGTGCTCCCGACGTCCGCGCAGTTCGGCGCGCTCGAACGTGAGCAAAAGGGGTTGACGAGCCCGGAGTTGGCGCAGCTCACCGCGCAGGTCAAGCGATTCATCAAGAGCGAGGTGTCGGGCACGACCCTCCCCGACAACGGGGTCTACGCCGGCCGGCTCCACAACTACTTCCCGCCGCGCCTCGGCCGCGAGTTCGCGCACACGGTCGCCGCGCATCCGCTGCGCCGGGAGATCGTCACGACGTCGGTCGTCAACGACATGGTCGACCGCGCGGGGATGACGTACGCCTTCCGCCTGCGCGAGGAGACGGGCGCCGACTCCGCGGAGGCGGTGAACGCCTTCACCGCGGTCGCCGAGATCTTCGACCTCGGAGAGACTTTCGAGCGGATCCGGGCGTCGGCCGACACCACACCGACGGTCGGCACGAACGCACTGACGGTGCAGACCCAGCGACTGATCGACCGCGCGTCGCGGTGGCTGACCACGCACCGGCCGCAACCGCTGCCGCTCGAGGCGACGATCGCCCGCTACCGTCCGGTCGTCCGCGACCTCGGGCCACGCGTGCGGGAATGGTTGCGGGGCGACGAGATCACCGCGGTGGGGCGGCGCACCGAGGCCCTCACATCGCGTGGGGCGGAGACCGGGCTGGCCGCGGACGTGGCGGACCTCCTGCACACGTACTGCCTCCTCGACATCGTGGACATCGCGGAGATCTCACAGCACAGTCCCGAGGACGTCGCCGAACTGTACTTCGCGCTGTCGGCGCACCTGCACATCAAC
- a CDS encoding biotin-dependent carboxyltransferase family protein produces MSELEVLETGPLSLIQDLGRPGYLSSGVGVSGAADRGSAKLANRLVGNDENSACIEVLMGGLALRTRDVTIVAVTGAPATALLDGIPMGHASVVVMQPGQTLRLQYAQVGLRSYVGIRGGVAVPDVLGSRSTDTLSGIGPEALKPNDVLLVGTAATSFPNVDVAPVPPMEAGTLSVRVVGGPRDDWFTNPEALTTGVWAVSPDTDRIGARLNRHGDAPALVRTSEAELPTEGVALGSIQVPPSGQPVVFLADHPISGGYPVIGVVADEDIDRIAQARPGQLIRFTTA; encoded by the coding sequence GTGAGTGAACTCGAAGTACTCGAAACGGGTCCGCTCAGCCTGATCCAGGACCTCGGCCGCCCCGGCTACCTGAGTTCGGGTGTGGGCGTGTCCGGCGCCGCCGACCGCGGATCCGCGAAGCTGGCCAATCGGCTGGTCGGGAACGACGAGAACAGCGCGTGCATCGAGGTGTTGATGGGCGGCCTCGCCCTCCGCACACGGGACGTGACCATCGTCGCCGTCACCGGTGCACCCGCGACGGCGCTGCTCGACGGAATCCCGATGGGCCACGCGAGCGTCGTCGTGATGCAACCGGGGCAGACGCTGCGCCTGCAGTACGCGCAGGTCGGCCTGCGCAGCTACGTCGGCATCCGAGGTGGCGTCGCGGTGCCGGACGTGCTCGGCTCCCGCAGCACCGACACCCTCTCCGGAATCGGCCCGGAAGCGTTGAAACCCAACGACGTTCTACTCGTCGGCACCGCGGCGACGAGCTTCCCGAACGTCGACGTCGCACCCGTCCCCCCGATGGAGGCGGGAACGCTGTCGGTGCGGGTCGTCGGCGGCCCCCGCGACGACTGGTTCACCAACCCCGAAGCATTGACCACGGGGGTGTGGGCCGTCTCCCCGGACACCGACCGCATCGGGGCGCGCCTGAACCGGCACGGTGACGCGCCGGCACTGGTGCGGACGTCCGAGGCCGAACTCCCGACCGAAGGTGTCGCGCTCGGCTCCATCCAGGTTCCGCCGAGCGGGCAGCCCGTCGTCTTCCTCGCGGACCATCCCATCTCGGGCGGTTATCCCGTCATCGGCGTCGTCGCGGACGAGGACATCGACCGGATCGCCCAGGCTCGACCAGGTCAACTGATTCGCTTCACCACTGCGTGA
- a CDS encoding 5-oxoprolinase subunit B family protein — protein MTTPSAGTRILPAGNRALLVELESEPFVVSLTERLRRTPVPGVEDVLPAARTVLVTTTPRTDLDEVRRALRTMTVDLEVHEDSRATDSEPVTIPVRYDGADLADVADHLRLSREDVIAAHTAATWRCVFIGFAPGFAYLSCGDDRLTVPRRAQSRTVVPAGSVALAGGYGAVYPRTSPGGWQIIGTTDSPMWNLDANPPALLQPGQRVRFVDEETL, from the coding sequence ATGACCACCCCGAGCGCCGGCACCCGGATCCTTCCGGCGGGCAACCGGGCCCTCCTCGTCGAACTGGAGTCGGAACCCTTCGTGGTGTCGCTGACCGAACGCCTCCGCCGCACCCCGGTTCCCGGTGTGGAGGACGTGCTCCCCGCGGCGCGGACGGTGCTCGTGACCACGACTCCGCGCACCGACCTCGACGAGGTGCGCCGCGCGCTGCGGACGATGACCGTCGACCTCGAGGTGCACGAGGACAGCCGCGCAACCGATTCCGAGCCGGTCACCATCCCGGTCCGCTACGACGGCGCCGATCTCGCCGACGTCGCCGACCATCTGCGGTTGAGCCGCGAGGACGTGATCGCGGCGCACACCGCGGCCACCTGGCGCTGCGTGTTCATCGGATTCGCACCGGGTTTCGCCTACCTGAGTTGCGGCGACGACCGGCTCACCGTGCCACGGCGGGCGCAGTCCCGGACCGTGGTGCCCGCCGGGTCCGTGGCCCTCGCCGGTGGCTACGGCGCGGTGTATCCCCGGACCTCACCCGGCGGATGGCAGATCATCGGAACCACGGACTCCCCGATGTGGAACCTCGACGCGAACCCTCCGGCGCTGCTGCAGCCGGGGCAGCGCGTCCGATTCGTCGACGAGGAAACACTGTGA
- a CDS encoding LamB/YcsF family protein gives MRVDLNCDLGEGFGQWTLADDEALLDIVTSANIACGFHAGDPMIIRRACEGAAERNVAIGAHVGFRDLAGFGRRELAVSPADLCDETLYQIGALAVFARAAGSRVSYVKPHGALYNSAALDYERAEAIASAIGRFAEPLALMGPPGSQLQRAAETHGIEFVAEGFADRRYTAAGTLTPRSVTGAVIDDPDVAAAQAVRMVSSGTVESMDGDDVAVPVRSICVHGDSPGSVRTARQVRRALESADVTLGSFA, from the coding sequence ATGCGCGTTGATCTGAACTGCGACCTCGGTGAGGGCTTCGGGCAGTGGACCCTGGCGGACGACGAGGCCCTCCTCGACATCGTCACCAGCGCGAACATCGCGTGCGGGTTTCACGCGGGGGATCCGATGATCATCCGCCGGGCCTGCGAGGGCGCGGCCGAGCGAAACGTCGCGATCGGTGCGCACGTGGGTTTCCGGGATCTGGCCGGATTCGGCCGCCGGGAACTCGCGGTGTCGCCGGCGGATCTGTGCGACGAGACGCTGTACCAGATCGGCGCGCTCGCCGTGTTCGCGCGTGCGGCCGGATCTCGCGTGTCGTACGTCAAACCGCATGGTGCGCTCTACAATTCCGCCGCACTCGACTACGAGCGGGCGGAGGCGATCGCGTCGGCCATCGGCCGGTTCGCCGAACCGCTCGCGCTGATGGGCCCACCCGGCTCGCAGTTGCAGCGTGCGGCGGAAACCCACGGCATCGAGTTCGTCGCCGAGGGTTTCGCCGACCGCCGCTACACCGCCGCGGGCACGTTGACCCCGCGCTCGGTGACCGGCGCCGTCATCGACGATCCCGACGTCGCCGCCGCCCAGGCCGTGCGCATGGTGTCGAGCGGAACGGTGGAGTCGATGGACGGCGACGACGTCGCGGTGCCGGTGCGCAGCATCTGCGTCCACGGTGATTCGCCGGGGTCCGTGCGCACGGCCCGCCAGGTCCGGCGCGCCCTGGAGAGTGCCGACGTCACGCTCGGGTCCTTCGCATGA
- a CDS encoding putative hydro-lyase, producing MTDSPADLRSAFRSGRVTPTAGLAPGFAQTNLIAVPQDWAYDVLLFTQRNPKPCPVLDVGDVGSRETVLAPGADITTDLPLYRVWKDGELADETADVSGLWRDDLVAFHIGCSFTFEHPVAAAGVPLRHVEQGSNVPMFVTNRECRPAGRMSGPMVVSMRPVPEHQVSLAAAISARMPAVHGGPVHIGDPTELGIADVAAPDFGDPVNFEPGDVPVFWACGVTPQAAVMASRLPFAITHAPGYMLITDIPDSEYVLEVPDAR from the coding sequence TTGACTGACTCACCGGCCGACCTCCGCTCCGCGTTCCGTTCGGGACGTGTCACCCCGACCGCCGGTCTGGCGCCCGGATTCGCGCAGACGAACCTCATCGCCGTTCCGCAGGACTGGGCCTACGACGTTCTGCTGTTCACGCAGCGCAACCCCAAGCCGTGCCCTGTCCTCGACGTCGGCGACGTCGGCTCCCGCGAGACGGTGCTTGCCCCCGGCGCCGACATCACCACCGACCTGCCGCTGTACCGCGTGTGGAAGGACGGTGAACTGGCCGACGAGACCGCGGACGTGTCGGGGTTGTGGCGGGACGACCTCGTGGCGTTCCACATCGGATGCAGCTTCACGTTCGAGCACCCGGTGGCCGCCGCCGGGGTCCCGCTGCGGCACGTCGAGCAGGGCAGCAACGTCCCGATGTTCGTGACCAACCGTGAATGCAGGCCCGCGGGCCGGATGAGCGGACCGATGGTGGTGTCGATGCGGCCGGTTCCCGAACATCAGGTGTCGCTTGCGGCGGCGATCTCGGCGCGGATGCCCGCCGTCCACGGTGGACCCGTGCACATCGGCGATCCCACGGAACTCGGCATCGCCGACGTCGCGGCCCCCGACTTCGGCGATCCGGTGAACTTCGAGCCCGGCGACGTGCCGGTGTTCTGGGCCTGCGGGGTCACCCCGCAGGCGGCGGTGATGGCGTCCCGGTTGCCGTTCGCGATCACCCATGCGCCCGGATACATGCTGATCACCGACATCCCGGACAGCGAGTACGTGCTGGAGGTTCCCGATGCGCGTTGA
- a CDS encoding MFS transporter, whose protein sequence is MTTDTQTEVAQARPFDWFRTLGPKGKRAFIGAFGGYGLDSYDFQVLPLGLAAIAAYFGLTTGQAGLLTTVTLVVSALGGALAGILVDKIGRVRTLQVTVATYTIFTVLCGFAQNFETLLVFRAFQGLGFGGEWAAGAILVAEYARAEYRGRAVAFVQSAWAVGWALAVIVYTVVFQLFDPDVAWRVLFFTGVLPAFLIIWVRRNLKDPEVVTERRESAGKQTGSFAAIFRGGLFRTTVLASLLATGVQGGYYTLASWLPTFLKTSRGLDVVGTGGYLAVLISGAFLGYVSGGILTDKLGRKRTMQLFAFLSAIFMVGYTQVPEGANTLILILGFPLGFCTSAIFSGFGSFLSELYPTQSRGTGQGFTYNFGRAVGAVFPAVVGFLAATQLGIGGAMIFGALGYAIAVFALFFLPETRGIQLD, encoded by the coding sequence ATGACCACAGATACACAGACCGAGGTCGCGCAGGCGCGCCCCTTCGACTGGTTCCGCACCCTCGGGCCGAAGGGAAAGAGAGCCTTCATCGGGGCGTTCGGCGGGTACGGACTGGATTCCTACGACTTCCAGGTCCTCCCGCTCGGCCTCGCGGCCATCGCCGCCTACTTCGGCCTCACCACCGGTCAGGCAGGCCTGCTGACGACGGTGACGCTGGTGGTGTCCGCGCTAGGCGGTGCCCTCGCCGGCATCCTCGTCGACAAGATCGGCCGGGTCCGCACCCTGCAGGTCACCGTCGCGACGTACACGATCTTCACGGTGCTGTGCGGGTTTGCGCAGAACTTCGAGACGCTGCTCGTCTTCCGCGCCTTCCAGGGCCTCGGCTTCGGCGGCGAGTGGGCGGCGGGTGCGATTCTCGTGGCCGAGTACGCCCGGGCCGAGTACCGGGGCCGGGCGGTCGCCTTCGTGCAGAGTGCGTGGGCAGTCGGCTGGGCGCTGGCGGTGATCGTCTACACCGTCGTCTTCCAGCTGTTCGACCCCGACGTCGCGTGGCGCGTGCTGTTCTTCACCGGTGTGCTGCCCGCCTTCCTCATCATCTGGGTTCGCCGGAATCTGAAGGACCCCGAGGTCGTCACGGAGCGCCGCGAGTCCGCGGGCAAGCAGACGGGCTCGTTCGCCGCCATCTTCCGCGGTGGACTGTTCCGCACTACCGTGCTCGCGTCGCTGCTCGCCACCGGTGTGCAGGGCGGCTACTACACGCTGGCGTCCTGGCTGCCCACATTCCTGAAGACCTCGCGCGGACTCGACGTCGTCGGCACCGGCGGGTACCTCGCCGTCCTGATCTCGGGTGCGTTCCTCGGTTACGTCAGCGGCGGCATCCTCACCGACAAGCTGGGCCGCAAGCGGACCATGCAGCTGTTCGCGTTCCTGTCGGCGATCTTCATGGTCGGCTACACCCAGGTGCCCGAGGGTGCGAACACGTTGATCCTGATCCTGGGCTTCCCCCTCGGCTTCTGCACGTCGGCGATCTTCAGCGGATTCGGATCGTTCCTGTCCGAGCTGTACCCGACGCAGTCCCGCGGCACGGGTCAGGGCTTCACCTACAACTTCGGCCGCGCGGTCGGTGCCGTGTTCCCCGCGGTCGTCGGTTTCCTGGCGGCCACCCAGCTGGGTATCGGCGGCGCAATGATCTTCGGTGCGCTCGGGTACGCCATCGCCGTCTTCGCCCTGTTCTTCCTCCCCGAGACCCGCGGGATCCAACTTGACTGA
- a CDS encoding GntR family transcriptional regulator has protein sequence MDLTSSNALRGDAHSRLAAHRGLLERTSRTTRVAGILRDAIIDGTFRPGARLSEPDICAALDVSRNTVREAFQILIEDRLVAHELNRGVFVRVPTAEDITELYICRRVVECAGVNGFDPATGDLSRVAEALDLADERYAVEDWTGVGTADIHFHSALASLNNSNRIDELMRSVWNEARLVFHVMDDAHRFHGPYLTRNHEIYDALAAGNTEAAGQLLKTYLEDAEAQILGAYRPVSG, from the coding sequence GTGGACTTGACCAGCTCGAATGCCCTTCGCGGCGATGCGCATTCCCGCCTGGCCGCTCACCGCGGCCTGCTCGAACGCACCAGCAGGACCACCCGGGTCGCCGGCATTCTGCGGGACGCGATCATCGACGGAACGTTCCGACCAGGGGCGCGACTGTCCGAACCCGACATCTGCGCCGCCCTCGACGTCTCCCGCAACACCGTGCGCGAGGCCTTCCAGATCCTCATCGAAGACCGGCTCGTCGCGCACGAACTCAACCGCGGCGTCTTCGTCCGCGTGCCCACCGCCGAGGACATCACCGAGCTGTACATCTGCCGGCGCGTCGTCGAATGCGCCGGTGTCAACGGATTCGATCCCGCCACCGGCGACCTGTCGCGCGTCGCCGAGGCCCTCGACCTGGCCGACGAACGGTACGCCGTCGAAGACTGGACCGGAGTCGGCACCGCCGACATCCACTTCCACAGCGCCCTCGCCAGCCTCAACAACAGCAATCGCATCGACGAACTGATGCGCAGCGTGTGGAACGAGGCGCGACTCGTCTTCCACGTCATGGACGACGCCCACCGATTCCACGGCCCGTACCTCACCCGCAATCACGAGATCTACGACGCCCTGGCGGCCGGCAACACCGAAGCCGCAGGTCAGCTACTCAAGACCTACCTCGAAGACGCCGAGGCGCAGATCCTGGGGGCGTACCGCCCCGTGAGCGGTTGA
- a CDS encoding FadR/GntR family transcriptional regulator, producing the protein MRTHEVVLHRIEQDLAAGKLTVGGRLPAERALAEELGVGRSSVREAMRVLEAMGIVRTAVGSGPDAGAIVAADPAASIGAAIRLHMATRTLPIHDVVQTRTLLESWAVQEAAGQAPDLDFSAIDTLLDAMDDEDLSPEAFHRLDADLHVAMAGLAGNVLVEAMMVSLRDSIHGYVMQAVPLLDDWPAVATHLRCEHRGIVAALRDGHGAEAAGLVREHIEGFYGRFAPVRG; encoded by the coding sequence GTGCGCACACACGAGGTCGTCCTGCACCGCATCGAGCAGGATCTGGCGGCAGGCAAACTCACCGTCGGCGGTCGTCTGCCCGCCGAACGCGCACTCGCCGAGGAACTGGGGGTCGGACGGTCGTCCGTCCGCGAGGCCATGCGCGTGCTCGAGGCCATGGGCATCGTCCGCACGGCCGTCGGGTCCGGACCGGACGCGGGCGCGATCGTGGCCGCCGACCCGGCCGCGTCCATCGGCGCAGCCATCCGACTGCACATGGCGACGCGCACGCTACCCATCCACGACGTCGTCCAGACACGCACACTGCTCGAGTCGTGGGCGGTGCAGGAAGCCGCCGGACAGGCCCCCGACCTCGACTTCTCGGCCATCGACACACTGCTCGACGCGATGGACGACGAGGACCTCTCACCCGAGGCGTTCCACCGGCTCGACGCCGACCTGCACGTCGCGATGGCCGGACTCGCGGGCAACGTCCTCGTCGAGGCGATGATGGTCTCGCTCCGCGACTCGATTCACGGCTACGTCATGCAGGCCGTTCCGCTCCTCGACGACTGGCCTGCCGTCGCGACCCACCTCCGCTGCGAGCACCGCGGCATCGTCGCCGCCCTCCGCGACGGGCACGGCGCCGAGGCCGCCGGCCTGGTGCGGGAGCACATCGAGGGCTTCTACGGGCGCTTCGCGCCCGTGCGTGGTTGA
- a CDS encoding (Fe-S)-binding protein, with translation MRIALFATCLADALFPESATSTVRLLERLGHEVVFPPKQTCCGQMHVNTGYQAEALPLVRHHVEAFERGPSWDVAVAPSGSCVGSVRHQHAMVARRYGDESLATRAEEVASRTYELSELLVDVLGVTDVGAYYPHRVTYHPTCHSLRMLRVADKPLQLLRAVRGMTLIELPAAESCCGFGGTFALKNSETSTAMLADKMGNVLSTGAEVCSAGDSSCLMHIGGGLSRLRSGVRTVHLAEILASTEKIGSNA, from the coding sequence ATGAGAATCGCCCTGTTCGCCACGTGCCTGGCGGATGCCCTGTTCCCCGAATCCGCCACCTCGACGGTCCGCCTGCTCGAGCGGCTCGGCCACGAGGTCGTGTTCCCACCGAAGCAGACGTGCTGCGGGCAGATGCACGTCAACACCGGCTACCAGGCCGAAGCGCTCCCACTCGTCCGTCACCACGTGGAAGCGTTCGAGAGGGGACCGTCCTGGGACGTCGCGGTCGCGCCGTCCGGTTCCTGCGTCGGATCCGTCCGGCACCAGCACGCGATGGTCGCCCGCCGGTACGGGGACGAATCACTCGCGACGCGCGCCGAGGAGGTCGCGTCCCGGACGTACGAACTGTCGGAACTGCTCGTCGACGTCCTCGGCGTCACCGACGTCGGCGCCTATTACCCGCACCGGGTGACGTACCACCCGACATGCCACTCGCTGCGGATGCTGCGCGTCGCCGACAAACCGCTGCAACTGCTTCGCGCGGTGCGGGGGATGACGCTGATCGAACTCCCCGCGGCCGAATCCTGTTGCGGCTTCGGCGGAACGTTCGCGCTGAAGAACTCCGAGACGTCGACCGCGATGCTCGCCGACAAGATGGGCAACGTCCTGAGCACGGGCGCCGAGGTGTGCAGCGCCGGCGACTCGTCCTGCCTGATGCACATCGGCGGCGGACTGTCCCGGCTGCGCAGCGGGGTCCGCACCGTCCACCTCGCCGAGATCCTGGCGAGCACCGAGAAGATCGGGAGCAACGCATGA